Proteins encoded within one genomic window of Granulicella pectinivorans:
- the rpmI gene encoding 50S ribosomal protein L35, with amino-acid sequence MPKLKTHSGAAKRFKKTASGKFKRGQSKMRHILTSKATKTKRKLGGGALISVADNPKVARMLPYA; translated from the coding sequence ATGCCAAAGTTGAAGACACACAGTGGCGCGGCCAAGCGCTTCAAGAAGACTGCCAGCGGCAAGTTCAAGCGCGGCCAGTCCAAGATGCGCCATATCCTCACCTCGAAGGCCACCAAGACCAAGCGCAAGCTCGGCGGCGGAGCCCTCATCTCGGTGGCGGATAACCCAAAGGTCGCCCGGATGCTCCCCTACGCGTAA
- a CDS encoding SDR family oxidoreductase produces MSTAIQTSTPKKILVLGATSGIAEATCRLWAAEGAALFLVARNEEKLAAVAADLKVRGASYIGTAVADLDDTDQHPALLAHAINSLAGMDIAYLAHGILGDQTAAEQDFATAAQIIHTNFVSPVSLLTWLANYCVQRKSGVLAVISSVAGDRGRKSNYLYGSSKAGLTAFLAGLRNRIDREGVTVLTIKPGPIKTAMTATMKGAEKFADVNQTAKTIAGAIAAKKDNLYVPFQWQPIMFVIRNIPDRIFKKLNL; encoded by the coding sequence ATGAGTACCGCGATCCAGACCTCCACCCCCAAGAAGATCCTCGTCCTCGGAGCCACCTCCGGTATCGCCGAAGCCACCTGCCGCCTCTGGGCCGCGGAGGGCGCAGCCCTCTTCCTCGTCGCCCGCAACGAGGAAAAGCTCGCCGCCGTAGCCGCCGATCTCAAGGTGCGCGGAGCCTCCTATATTGGCACCGCCGTCGCCGACCTCGACGACACCGACCAACACCCCGCGCTCCTCGCCCACGCCATCAACTCGCTGGCCGGTATGGACATCGCCTACCTCGCCCACGGCATCCTCGGAGATCAGACCGCCGCCGAGCAGGACTTCGCCACCGCCGCCCAGATCATCCACACCAACTTCGTCTCGCCGGTCTCGCTCCTCACCTGGCTCGCGAACTACTGCGTCCAGCGCAAGTCCGGTGTCCTTGCCGTTATCTCCTCGGTGGCCGGAGACCGTGGCCGCAAGTCCAACTACTTATATGGATCGTCGAAGGCCGGCCTCACCGCCTTCCTCGCCGGCCTCCGCAACCGCATCGACCGCGAGGGCGTCACCGTCCTGACGATCAAGCCCGGCCCCATCAAGACCGCGATGACCGCCACCATGAAGGGCGCGGAGAAGTTCGCCGACGTCAATCAGACCGCCAAAACCATCGCCGGCGCCATCGCGGCGAAAAAGGACAACCTGTACGTCCCGTTCCAGTGGCAACCGATCATGTTTGTTATCCGCAACATACCAGACCGCATCTTCAAAAAACTCAATCTCTGA
- the rplT gene encoding 50S ribosomal protein L20 — protein MPRVKRSTKRSDRRKKILKRASGYFLTKSKLYQAAQEAVERGLKFAYTGRKQKKRQYRALWIVRINAACRLNGISYSVFISGLKRAGNGLDRKILADIAANDAAGFAALVAQAKAAPKAQPKVKTAA, from the coding sequence ATGCCCCGTGTCAAACGGAGTACAAAGCGCAGCGATCGCCGTAAAAAGATCCTCAAGCGCGCCAGTGGTTACTTCCTCACGAAATCCAAGCTCTACCAGGCCGCTCAGGAAGCCGTCGAGCGCGGACTCAAGTTCGCCTACACCGGACGTAAGCAGAAGAAGCGCCAGTACCGCGCTCTCTGGATCGTCCGTATCAATGCAGCCTGCCGCCTCAACGGCATCAGCTACTCCGTCTTCATCTCCGGCCTCAAGCGCGCGGGCAACGGCCTCGATCGCAAGATCCTCGCCGACATCGCCGCCAATGACGCCGCAGGCTTCGCCGCCCTCGTCGCCCAGGCCAAGGCAGCTCCCAAGGCTCAGCCCAAGGTCAAGACCGCAGCGTAG
- a CDS encoding FAD-binding oxidoreductase, giving the protein MPTSRSSDAPAEASATFESWGRYPKYSARIIPLAWQNDFPNNIRGLHNGVIPAGMGRSYGDVGLLKDGNLLLTTGMDRLLAFDPETGILTAESGITLAQILDFAVPRGFFLPVTPGTKYVTLGGAIANDIHGKNHELAGSFGNHVPCFELVRSDGSRRLCSATENPDFYAATIGGMGLTGLITWAQLRMKPIVSRLIDYEGIQYHGIDEFLALKEKYKHVEYTVSWVDCVSTGKNFARGVMMVGDHTKEPGPLPQTPEPKLAVPFDLPGFLLNKTTVSMFNTAFFHKQIKSHVVTKQDYEPFFYPLDKVLHWNRGYGKNGLLQFQYAIPWEGAVEGTVAILKEIAKSGLASFLAVLKAFGDIPSLGMMSFPTPGIMFALDFPIKDNISFPLMQRLGDMTRDYGGRLYSAKDACMTPEQFRAFYPNWQNFARYRDPAFTSSYWERVTGETPTL; this is encoded by the coding sequence ATGCCAACCTCCAGATCCAGCGATGCTCCCGCCGAGGCCTCCGCGACCTTCGAATCCTGGGGACGCTATCCCAAGTACTCTGCCCGCATCATCCCCCTCGCCTGGCAGAACGACTTTCCCAACAACATCCGCGGCCTCCACAACGGAGTCATCCCCGCCGGCATGGGACGCAGCTACGGCGACGTCGGCCTCCTCAAGGACGGCAACCTCCTCCTGACCACCGGCATGGATCGCCTCCTCGCCTTCGACCCCGAGACCGGCATCCTCACCGCCGAGTCCGGCATCACCCTCGCCCAGATCCTCGACTTCGCCGTCCCCCGCGGCTTCTTCCTGCCCGTCACCCCCGGCACCAAATACGTCACGCTCGGCGGCGCCATCGCCAACGACATCCACGGCAAAAACCACGAGCTGGCCGGCTCTTTCGGCAATCACGTCCCGTGTTTCGAGCTCGTCCGCTCCGACGGCTCCCGCCGCCTCTGCTCCGCCACCGAGAACCCCGACTTCTACGCCGCCACCATCGGCGGCATGGGCCTTACCGGCCTCATCACCTGGGCCCAGCTCCGGATGAAGCCCATCGTCTCCCGCCTCATCGACTACGAGGGCATCCAGTACCACGGCATCGACGAGTTCCTCGCGCTCAAGGAGAAGTACAAGCACGTCGAATACACCGTCTCCTGGGTCGACTGCGTCTCCACCGGCAAGAACTTCGCGCGTGGCGTCATGATGGTCGGCGACCACACCAAGGAGCCCGGCCCGCTGCCCCAGACCCCCGAGCCCAAGCTCGCCGTCCCCTTCGACCTGCCCGGCTTCCTCCTCAACAAAACGACGGTTTCGATGTTCAACACCGCGTTCTTTCACAAACAGATCAAGTCCCACGTCGTCACCAAGCAGGACTACGAGCCCTTCTTTTACCCGCTCGACAAGGTTCTGCACTGGAATCGCGGCTACGGCAAAAACGGCCTCCTCCAGTTCCAGTACGCCATCCCCTGGGAAGGCGCCGTCGAGGGAACCGTCGCCATCCTCAAGGAGATCGCCAAGTCCGGTCTCGCCAGCTTCCTCGCCGTCCTCAAGGCCTTCGGCGACATCCCATCGCTCGGCATGATGAGCTTCCCCACCCCCGGCATCATGTTCGCCCTCGACTTCCCCATCAAGGACAACATCAGTTTTCCCCTCATGCAGCGCCTCGGCGACATGACCCGCGACTACGGCGGCCGACTCTACTCCGCCAAGGACGCCTGCATGACCCCCGAGCAGTTCCGTGCCTTCTACCCCAACTGGCAGAACTTCGCCCGCTACCGTGACCCCGCCTTCACCTCCTCCTACTGGGAGCGCGTCACCGGAGAGACCCCCACCCTATGA